In Choloepus didactylus isolate mChoDid1 chromosome 6, mChoDid1.pri, whole genome shotgun sequence, one DNA window encodes the following:
- the LOC119538198 gene encoding olfactory receptor 5AK2-like, whose product MTHGNVTEVTEFFLLGFCAQHRFLHVLFIVFLLIYMTSMLGNTGMILLIKADSRLQTPMYFFLQHLAFVDICYTSAITPKMLQNLISENKSISFVGCVMQLWVYVVFATSDCYLLAAMAVDRYVAICNPLHYPIVMSRTVCIQLVTGSYVMGSINSSVHTGFTFSVSLCKSHTINHFYCDVPPILALSCSDTYINLMLLAAFVGFNLTFTVSVIIFSYTYILAAILKMSSTSGRKKAFSTCASHLTAVTIFYGTLFYMYLQPPSNNSQENMKVASVFYGIVIPMLNPLIYSLRNKEVKEALKVIWKKFF is encoded by the coding sequence ATGACACATGGAAATGTCACTGAAGtgactgaattctttcttctgggatTTTGTGCCCAGCACAGGTTTCTGCATGTCCTCTTCATTGTATTTCTACTCATCTACATGACCTCCATGCTGGGTAATACTGGAATGATCCTACTCATCAAAGCAGATTCCAGACTTcaaacacccatgtactttttcctacaACATTTGGCATTTGTTGATATCTGTTATACCTCTGCAATCACTCCCAAGATGTTGCAAAACCtcatatcagaaaataaatcaatttcatTTGTGGGATGTGTGATGCAACTATGGGTTTATGTAGTATTTGCGACCAGTGACTGTTACCTCCTGGCTGCTATGGCAGTGGACCGTTATGTAGCCATCTGTAACCCACTTCACTATCCCATAGTCATGTCCCGAACAGTATGCATCCAACTGGTAACTGGTTCGTATGTCATGGGCTCAATAAATTCCTCTGTACACACAGGCTTTACATTTTCAGTGTCCTTATGCAAGTCTCACACCATCAATCACTTTTACTGTGATGTTCCCCCAATCCTCGCCCTGTCGTGCTCTGACACTTACATCAACCTCATGCTACTTGCTGCCTTTGTGGGATTTAACTTGACTTTCACTGTGTCGGTCATCATCTTCTCCTATACGTATATCCTGGCTGCCATCTTAAAGATGTCTTCTACTTCAGGGAGGAAAAAAGCCTTCTCCACATGTGCCTCCCACCTGACAGCAGTCACCATTTTCTATGGAACCCTCTTTTACATGTACTTACAGCCTCCTTCTAATAATTCCCAAGAGAATATGAAAGTTGCCTCTGTATTTTATGGAATTGTGATTCCTATGTTGAACCCCCTGATCTATAGCTTGAGAAATAAAGAGGTAAAAGAAGCTCTAAAAGTGATATGGAAGAAATTCTTCTAG
- the LOC119538197 gene encoding putative olfactory receptor 5AK3, with protein MTHRNGTEVTEFFLLGFGAQHRFWHVLFIVFLLIYMTSMVGNIGTILLIRTDSRLQTPMYFFLQHLAFIDISYTSAITPKMLQNFISKNKSISFTGCVVQLWVYVTFATSDCYLLAAMAVDRYVAICNPLHYPIVMSQIVCIQLVAGSYVMGSINSSVHTGFTFSLSFCKSHTINHFYCDGPPILALSCSNIDISIMLLVVFVGFNLTFTMSVIIFSYIYILAAILKMPSTSGRKKAFSTCVSHLTAVTIFYGTLFYMYLQPRSNNSQENMKVASIFYGIVIPMLNPLIYSLRNKEIKEALKVLGKKFF; from the coding sequence ATGACACACAGAAATGGCACTGAAGtgactgaattctttcttctgggatTTGGGGCCCAACACAGGTTTTGGCATGTCCTCTTTATCGTATTTCTACTGATCTACATGACCTCCATGGTGGGTAATATTGGAACGATTCTACTCATCAGGACAGATTCCAGACTTcaaacacccatgtacttcttcctacAACATTTGGCTTTTATTGATATCAGTTATACATCTGCAATCACTCCCAAGATGTTGCAAAACTTCATATCAAAAAATAAGTCAATATCATTCACGGGATGTGTAGTGCAATTATGGGTTTATGTAACATTTGCAACCAGTGACTGTTACCTCCTGGCTGCTATGGCAGTGGACCGTTATGTAGCCATCTGTAACCCACTTCACTATCCCATAGTCATGTCCCAAATAGTCTGCATCCAACTGGTAGCTGGTTCATATGTCATGGGCTCAATAAATTCCTCTGTACACACAGGCTTTACATTTTCACTGTCCTTTTGCAAGTCCCACACCATCAATCACTTTTATTGTGATGGTCCCCCAATTCTTGCCCTTTCCTGCTCAAACATTGACATCAGCATCATGCTACTTGTTGTTTTTGTGGGATTTAACTTGACATTCACTATGTCGGTCATCATCTTCTCCTATATATACATTCTGGCTGCCATCTTAAAGATGCCTTCTACTTCAGGGAGGAAAAAAGCCTTCTCCACATGTGTCTCCCACCTGACAGCAGTCACCATTTTCTATGGAACCCTCTTTTATATGTACTTACAGCCTCGTTCTAATAATTCCCAGGAGAATATGAAAGTTGCCTCCATATTTTACGGAATTGTGATTCCCATGTTGAATCCCCTGATCTATAGCTTGAGAAATAAGGAGATAAAAGAAGCTCTAAAAGTGTTAGGGAAAAAGTTCTTCTAG
- the LOC119536659 gene encoding olfactory receptor 5AK2-like — translation MADILLLLTTERENGTEVTEFILLGFAGQHKFWHLLFTAFLIIYVVTLVGNVGMILLIKTDSCLHTPMYFFLQHLAFVDLCYASAITPKMLQNFVGTEKSISFIGCFVQLLVYGTFATSDCYILAAMAVDRYVAICNPLHYPVVMSRRFCIQLLVASYFMGFLNGSVNTSFAFSLTFCKSKAINHFFCDEPPILALSCSNIDVNILLLTVFVGFNLMSTVLVVIISYIYILAAILKISSIAGRRKAFSTCASHLIAVTIFYGTLSYMYLHHGTSGSQEQEKVASVFYGIMIPMLNPLIYSLRNQDVREALKGLGKKCF, via the exons ATGG CTGACATTTTACTCTTGCTAACCACGGAACGAGAAAACGGTACTGAAGTGACTGAATTCATTCTCCTGGGATTTGCTGGGCAACACAAGTTTTGGCATCTACTCTTCACAGCATTTCTAATAATCTATGTGGTCACCCTAGTGGGTAACGTTGGGATGATCCTACTCATCAAGACGGATTCTTGCCTGCACACCCCTATGTACTTTTTCCTCCAACATTTGGCTTTTGTTGATCTCTGTTATGCCTCTGCCATTACTCCTAAGATGCTGCAAAACTTTGTGGGGACAGAAAAATCCATCTCATTCATAGGATGTTTTGTACAATTACTAGTCTATGGTACATTTGCAACCAGTGACTGCTACATCCTGGCTGCTATGGCAGtggaccgctatgtggccatctgtaacccACTCCACTATCCAGTAGTCATGTCCcggagattctgcattcaattgTTAGTTGCTTCATACTTCATGGGTTTCCTGAATGGCTCTGTGAACACAAGTTTTGCTTTCTCATTGACCTTCTGCAAATCCAAGGCAATTAACCACTTTTTCTGTGATGAACCCCCAATTCTAGCCCTTTCATGCTCCAACATTGATGTCAACATCCTGCTACTGACAGTCTTTGTTGGGTTTAACTTGATGTCTACTGTATTGGTTGTCATCATTTCCTACATATATATCCTGGCTGCCATCCTGAAGATATCTTCTATTGCAGGGAGGAGAAAAGCCTTCTCCACATGTGCCTCCCACCTGATAGCAGTCACCATTTTCTACGGGACTCTCTCTTACATGTATCTACACCATGGTACCAGTGGATCTCAAGAGCAGGAAAAGGTGGCTTCTGTGTTTTATGGCATTATGATTCCCATGTTAAACCCACTGATCTATAGCCTTAGAAACCAAGATGTGAGAGAAGCTCTAAAAGGGTTAGGAAAGAAGTGTTTCTAG